Proteins encoded by one window of Shewanella avicenniae:
- a CDS encoding NapC/NirT family cytochrome c: protein MNWRALFKPSAKFSILSLLVIGIVVGVVGYFATQQTLHATSSDAFCMSCHSNHSLRDEVMASAHGNGRAGVTVQCQDCHLPHNPVKYLVKKIIVSKDLYGFLTIDGFNTQAWLDENRKEQADHALKYFRSNDSDNCQHCHTRIYTNQPESMKTIAKKMHEMNFKKEEDKRKTCVDCHKGVAHVYPKG from the coding sequence ATGAATTGGCGTGCACTATTCAAACCTAGCGCGAAATTTTCCATCCTGTCACTGTTGGTGATCGGTATTGTAGTTGGTGTGGTAGGTTACTTTGCTACTCAGCAAACCCTTCATGCGACAAGTTCAGATGCATTCTGTATGTCTTGCCACAGCAACCATTCACTGCGTGACGAAGTGATGGCTTCTGCTCACGGCAACGGTCGTGCTGGTGTGACTGTACAATGTCAGGACTGTCACTTACCGCACAACCCTGTGAAGTATTTAGTGAAGAAAATCATCGTGTCTAAAGACCTGTACGGTTTCCTGACTATCGATGGTTTCAACACTCAAGCATGGTTGGATGAAAACCGTAAAGAACAAGCTGATCATGCATTGAAATATTTCCGCAGCAATGATTCTGACAACTGCCAACATTGCCATACTCGCATTTACACCAATCAGCCAGAAAGCATGAAGACGATTGCGAAGAAAATGCATGAAATGAACTTCAAGAAAGAAGAAGACAAACGTAAGACTTGTGTGGACTGCCACAAAGGTGTTGCACACGTTTATCCTAAAGGTTAA
- a CDS encoding ComF family protein produces MVSRYFAVRWARLANILPNRCLLCHQTILTKPASPTIDSQMIAQQRGICQPCLTSCLYDTDICLGCGKVMQVAAEYCGGCIKSRPIPVVAPASYHTMLGRLIPAIKYQAQFAAMPALIEALAQRIESLCQQQLLSLPQVLLPVPLHRQRLSSRGYNQAWLIAHALSSRLGIAMDDQLLIRVKHTPAQAQLSGKQRRQNLADAFALTRPLPYQRIALVDDVVTTGSTVDAIARVLRASAPSVQVWCLARAEAPSLQDKS; encoded by the coding sequence ATGGTTAGCCGTTATTTTGCGGTTCGCTGGGCCCGATTGGCGAACATTTTACCCAACCGCTGCTTACTGTGTCATCAGACCATTCTGACAAAGCCAGCGTCACCCACTATCGACTCGCAAATGATTGCTCAGCAGCGTGGCATCTGTCAGCCGTGTTTAACCAGCTGCCTTTATGATACCGATATCTGTCTTGGTTGCGGTAAAGTGATGCAAGTAGCTGCAGAGTATTGTGGTGGCTGCATCAAGTCGCGCCCCATTCCTGTCGTTGCGCCAGCGAGTTATCACACTATGCTCGGGCGGCTGATCCCCGCGATCAAATACCAAGCACAGTTTGCCGCCATGCCAGCATTGATTGAGGCGTTAGCGCAACGCATCGAGTCGCTTTGTCAGCAGCAGCTACTCAGCTTGCCACAAGTGTTGCTGCCGGTGCCGTTACATCGACAGCGACTAAGCAGTCGTGGTTACAATCAGGCGTGGCTAATCGCTCATGCATTATCATCACGGCTCGGTATTGCGATGGATGACCAACTGTTAATCCGTGTCAAACATACTCCTGCGCAGGCACAACTCTCTGGTAAACAACGGCGGCAAAATTTAGCGGATGCGTTTGCCTTAACCCGCCCTTTGCCCTATCAGCGAATAGCCTTGGTGGATGATGTGGTGACGACGGGCAGTACGGTTGATGCCATTGCGCGGGTGCTGCGTGCCTCGGCACCTAGTGTGCAGGTGTGGTGTTTAGCTCGCGCAGAGGCTCCATCACTGCAGGATAAATCCTAA
- a CDS encoding heavy metal-binding domain-containing protein: MKSIVSIAFAALLAMAFSFNSFAADKQQAEHQHAAAAETYSCPMHPEVTGKKGDSCPKCGMTLVKAEPAVYHCPMHPEVKGHKGDSCPKCGMNLQPAKEMSHGEMKHANMSEMQHKDMNHAHQQ; encoded by the coding sequence ATGAAATCTATCGTATCTATTGCGTTTGCAGCCCTGTTAGCAATGGCATTCTCATTCAACAGCTTTGCTGCTGATAAACAACAAGCAGAGCATCAACACGCTGCTGCGGCCGAAACCTACAGTTGCCCAATGCACCCTGAAGTGACTGGCAAAAAAGGTGACAGTTGCCCTAAATGCGGCATGACTTTAGTGAAAGCTGAGCCAGCGGTCTACCACTGTCCAATGCACCCAGAGGTGAAAGGTCACAAAGGCGATAGCTGCCCTAAATGTGGCATGAACTTGCAACCAGCTAAAGAAATGAGTCATGGCGAGATGAAACATGCCAATATGAGTGAAATGCAGCACAAGGACATGAACCACGCTCACCAACAGTAA
- the bioH gene encoding pimeloyl-ACP methyl ester esterase BioH — protein MTSTSLFYHAVGNGQPLVLLHGWGVNSSIFLPLLEHLHQYSCLAIDLPGFGDSNAVEGDFEEWVDAIAAHIPSQSLVLGWSLGGLLATRIAQRYPDLVSGLITVASSPCFLAEPEQQWPGIAAPVLQQFEQQLLQDLPKTVERFLALQAMGSETARDDIKRIRELVLARPQPQASALEQGLAMLGSVDLRDSLKQVNSPWLRIWGKLDGLVPRRVVPLLNTEMNQGVDATDVIINKASHAPFISHTDEFLRHFQQWSMQKGFI, from the coding sequence ATGACTTCGACATCCCTGTTCTATCATGCCGTGGGTAACGGCCAACCTTTGGTGTTACTGCATGGTTGGGGCGTTAACAGCAGCATCTTTCTGCCCTTGCTTGAGCATTTGCATCAGTATAGTTGTCTCGCCATTGATCTGCCGGGCTTTGGTGATAGCAATGCTGTTGAAGGCGATTTTGAAGAGTGGGTTGATGCCATCGCCGCACATATTCCGTCGCAGTCGTTGGTACTAGGCTGGTCGCTCGGCGGATTATTGGCAACGCGTATCGCGCAACGCTATCCAGACTTGGTCTCAGGGTTGATTACTGTTGCCTCTTCGCCCTGCTTTCTTGCTGAGCCAGAGCAACAATGGCCGGGGATCGCTGCGCCTGTGTTACAGCAATTTGAACAACAGCTCCTCCAAGATCTGCCAAAAACCGTAGAACGCTTTTTAGCCCTGCAGGCGATGGGCAGCGAAACAGCTCGCGACGACATCAAACGTATCCGAGAGTTAGTGCTCGCGAGACCGCAACCTCAAGCAAGCGCGCTGGAACAAGGATTAGCGATGTTAGGTTCGGTCGATCTGCGAGATTCACTCAAACAGGTGAACAGCCCTTGGTTAAGAATATGGGGCAAACTTGATGGTTTGGTGCCACGTCGAGTCGTACCACTACTCAACACAGAGATGAACCAAGGCGTTGACGCAACAGACGTGATCATCAACAAAGCCTCACATGCGCCGTTTATCTCGCACACGGATGAATTTTTACGCCATTTTCAGCAGTGGAGCATGCAAAAGGGTTTTATTTAA
- a CDS encoding efflux RND transporter permease subunit: protein MLKTIIDASIRQRVMVLVLAVIVMAMGIHALKQTPLDALPDLSDVQVIIKTEYPGQAPKLVEEQITYPLSTAMLAVPGAKTVRGFSMFGDSYVYVIFEDGTDIYWARSRVLEYLSQIGNRLPDGVQPSLGPDASGVGWVYEYSLVDRSGKLDLSQLKSLQDWYLKLELQSVAGVSEVATIGGMEQTYQVILDPDKMALYKMDIATIRNAINKANNEAGGSVVEMAEAEYMVRAKGYRQTLKDFEEIPLGVASPAGTPLMLKDIAYIRKGPAARRGIVELDGQGETVGGIIVMRYGENALATIEAVKAKLQELQVGLPDGVEVVPTYDRSTLIENSVENLVHKVIEEMVVVSVVCLLFLMHARSTLVAVITLPMSILMAFIVMNHMGVNANIMSLGGIAIAIGAVVDGAIVMIENMHKHLEHFEHEHQRRPDLTEHWRIVSESSKEVGPALFFSLLIITLSFVPVFALEDQEGRLFTPLAYTKTFAMGAAAILSVTLVPILMGLFIRGKIPSETSNPISRVLIAGYKPLLSLVLRFPKITLVLAIITLVSAWYPATRMGSEFMPDLEEGDLLYMPTTLPGISAGKAAQLLQQTDRLIKTVPEVKRVFGKVGRAETATDPAPLTMLETTIMLKPKEEWREGVKLDDIIEQLQQTVKVPGLTNAWVQPIKTRIDMLSTGIKTPVGIKITGSDINELQSIGAQIEAILMQQPHTRSAYAERVGGGRYIDITPKLNVASRYGMTLSDIQDVVRYAIGGMNVGESVQGAERYPINLRYPRELRDNIEKLRDLPVITKSGHYLPLRNLADIEITDGAPMLKSENGRLISWVFVDIKGTSIGEYINTVKPILAANVKLPPRYSFSFAGQYEYMQRVTEKLEQVVPMALAVIFILLMMTFGSAQQAAIIMLSLPFALVGSMWVLYGLGFNFSAAVAVGTIALAGVAAEFGVVMLVYLNNAIKHRQDEDMYHSVSDLKAALIEGAVMRIRPKAMTVATIFFGLLPIMWGAGSGNEVMQKIAAPMVGGMITAPVLSLFVLPAIYLLLYRRQLKNG, encoded by the coding sequence ATGCTAAAAACCATCATTGATGCCTCTATTCGTCAGCGCGTGATGGTGTTGGTGCTGGCGGTAATTGTGATGGCGATGGGGATTCACGCCTTAAAGCAAACCCCGTTGGATGCGCTGCCAGATCTGTCAGATGTGCAGGTCATCATCAAAACCGAATATCCCGGCCAAGCGCCAAAATTGGTTGAAGAGCAGATCACCTACCCGCTTTCAACGGCGATGCTGGCAGTACCCGGCGCTAAAACCGTACGCGGATTTTCGATGTTTGGTGATTCCTATGTCTATGTCATTTTTGAAGATGGCACCGATATCTACTGGGCGCGCTCGCGGGTGTTGGAATATCTGAGTCAAATTGGTAATCGTTTGCCTGACGGAGTACAACCTTCGTTAGGCCCCGATGCCTCCGGTGTCGGGTGGGTTTACGAGTATTCGCTCGTCGACCGCAGCGGCAAACTGGATTTGTCGCAGCTGAAAAGCTTACAAGATTGGTATTTGAAACTGGAGCTGCAGAGCGTCGCAGGCGTGTCTGAAGTCGCTACCATTGGCGGTATGGAGCAGACCTATCAGGTGATTCTCGATCCTGACAAAATGGCGCTCTATAAAATGGATATCGCCACCATTCGCAACGCGATTAATAAGGCCAATAACGAAGCCGGTGGCTCTGTGGTTGAGATGGCGGAAGCGGAATATATGGTGCGCGCCAAAGGTTACCGCCAAACCCTAAAAGACTTTGAAGAGATCCCGCTCGGGGTGGCAAGTCCCGCCGGCACACCACTGATGCTGAAAGATATTGCCTACATTCGTAAAGGCCCCGCCGCACGCCGTGGCATTGTTGAGCTCGATGGCCAAGGGGAAACCGTTGGCGGCATTATCGTCATGCGTTATGGCGAAAACGCGTTGGCCACCATCGAAGCCGTGAAAGCCAAACTGCAAGAACTGCAAGTTGGCCTACCTGATGGCGTTGAAGTCGTGCCGACCTATGATCGCTCCACCTTGATTGAAAACTCAGTTGAAAACTTAGTGCACAAAGTGATTGAAGAGATGGTGGTAGTTAGCGTCGTCTGTTTGCTATTCCTGATGCACGCGCGCTCAACACTGGTTGCCGTTATCACCCTCCCGATGTCGATTTTGATGGCGTTTATCGTGATGAATCATATGGGGGTGAATGCCAACATTATGAGTCTGGGCGGCATTGCGATTGCCATCGGCGCAGTGGTCGATGGCGCGATTGTGATGATCGAGAATATGCACAAACATCTCGAGCATTTTGAGCATGAGCATCAACGACGCCCCGATTTAACCGAACACTGGCGCATTGTGTCTGAGTCCTCGAAAGAGGTAGGCCCTGCGCTGTTCTTCTCTTTACTGATTATCACCCTCAGCTTTGTGCCAGTGTTCGCCTTAGAAGACCAAGAGGGACGCCTGTTCACCCCGCTGGCCTACACCAAAACTTTTGCCATGGGCGCCGCAGCCATTTTATCGGTCACTCTAGTGCCGATTTTGATGGGGCTGTTTATTCGCGGAAAAATACCGTCAGAAACTAGCAACCCGATCAGCCGCGTATTGATTGCCGGCTATAAGCCATTACTGTCTTTGGTGTTGCGCTTTCCTAAAATCACTTTAGTACTAGCCATTATCACCTTGGTAAGTGCTTGGTACCCCGCCACTCGTATGGGTAGCGAATTTATGCCCGATTTAGAGGAAGGTGACTTGCTCTACATGCCAACCACCCTGCCCGGAATCAGTGCCGGTAAAGCCGCACAACTGCTGCAACAAACTGACCGCTTGATTAAAACCGTACCGGAAGTCAAAAGGGTGTTCGGTAAAGTTGGCCGCGCTGAAACCGCCACCGACCCGGCGCCTCTGACCATGCTGGAAACCACCATCATGCTCAAGCCTAAAGAAGAATGGCGTGAAGGGGTAAAACTGGATGACATCATTGAGCAACTGCAACAAACGGTGAAAGTGCCGGGATTGACCAACGCTTGGGTACAACCGATCAAAACCCGCATCGATATGCTTTCAACTGGGATTAAAACCCCGGTAGGCATCAAGATTACCGGTTCTGATATCAATGAACTGCAAAGCATCGGAGCGCAGATTGAAGCGATTTTGATGCAACAACCGCATACACGCTCAGCCTATGCCGAACGGGTTGGTGGCGGTCGTTATATCGATATCACCCCAAAATTGAACGTGGCATCTCGCTACGGCATGACCCTTAGCGATATTCAAGATGTGGTGCGTTATGCCATTGGCGGTATGAATGTGGGCGAGTCAGTACAAGGCGCCGAACGTTACCCGATCAACCTGCGCTATCCGCGCGAGCTGCGCGATAACATCGAAAAACTGCGGGATCTGCCAGTGATCACTAAGTCTGGCCATTACTTACCACTGCGTAATCTGGCTGATATTGAGATTACCGATGGGGCACCGATGCTCAAAAGTGAAAACGGTCGATTAATCTCGTGGGTGTTTGTTGACATTAAAGGCACCTCAATTGGCGAGTACATCAACACGGTGAAACCGATTTTGGCCGCAAATGTGAAGCTGCCACCGCGCTATAGCTTCAGCTTTGCTGGGCAATACGAATATATGCAGCGGGTGACCGAAAAACTTGAGCAGGTGGTACCAATGGCGTTGGCGGTAATCTTCATTCTGTTGATGATGACCTTTGGCTCAGCCCAGCAAGCCGCCATCATTATGCTGTCGCTGCCATTTGCACTGGTGGGCAGTATGTGGGTGCTTTACGGACTGGGGTTCAACTTTTCTGCCGCGGTGGCGGTGGGGACGATCGCCCTCGCCGGTGTTGCCGCCGAGTTTGGCGTGGTGATGTTGGTGTATCTCAATAACGCCATTAAGCATCGCCAAGACGAGGATATGTACCACTCCGTGAGCGACTTAAAAGCGGCTTTAATTGAAGGTGCGGTCATGCGCATTCGCCCCAAAGCGATGACGGTGGCCACCATTTTCTTCGGCTTACTGCCCATCATGTGGGGCGCAGGTTCAGGCAACGAAGTGATGCAGAAAATCGCGGCACCTATGGTCGGCGGGATGATCACAGCGCCAGTACTGTCTCTATTTGTTCTACCTGCAATCTACTTACTGCTGTACCGCCGACAATTAAAAAATGGCTAA
- a CDS encoding efflux RND transporter periplasmic adaptor subunit, whose protein sequence is MSRKPQTQKMTCLFVMAMTAALQPSAPLLAATAAQTEVATAVSAHVHGEYYCPMHPQERSDKPGRCPICGMFLVKDDAPEASQPDATPPAASVDKDTNAAQDEGKTYSCPMHPEVVSHEPGRCPICGMFLVEQAPNVAQQQLEHAGHKHDASMEQPSAAASTSAINSDAEHEHKLVAQSDSGGSGTIKYVCPMHPQIVSDTPGTCPICGMNLEKVELGGHQDEVQVNVSGAMQQALALKVAKAHHQTMWRYVDTVGEIDYDQSQITHIHSRVSGWVEKLTVTSAGDKIKQGQLLYEIYSPELVNAQDDYLLAADSLKQRGSNSRNSELLRKAQTRLELLGISRDQIKLLEQTGKTRYRVPFYAETDGYVTSLNIRDGMYLQPATEVLSMVDLDKVWVIADVFENEQSWLEVGQPAQVSIPAMGIKDLEGKIDYIYPELDPVTRSLRVRVVLDNPSIKLRPNTLAKVSIFGGANKDALVVPQEALIQTGKDNRVVVKTSDQGFVAKPVTTGMMSRGQVEILTGLNAGDEVVISGQFLLDSEASLKGSLMRMSAAQPQEATDAKNHH, encoded by the coding sequence ATGAGTCGTAAACCCCAAACCCAAAAAATGACGTGTTTGTTTGTCATGGCGATGACGGCTGCACTGCAGCCGTCTGCGCCTCTCCTCGCCGCAACAGCCGCGCAAACTGAGGTTGCCACCGCAGTAAGCGCCCATGTACATGGCGAATATTATTGTCCAATGCATCCGCAAGAACGCAGCGACAAACCGGGTCGCTGCCCGATCTGTGGCATGTTTTTAGTGAAAGATGATGCGCCGGAAGCATCGCAGCCCGACGCCACGCCACCAGCGGCGAGCGTCGATAAAGACACGAACGCAGCGCAAGACGAAGGCAAGACCTATAGCTGCCCAATGCACCCAGAAGTCGTAAGCCATGAGCCGGGCCGTTGCCCTATCTGCGGCATGTTCCTTGTTGAACAAGCCCCAAATGTCGCGCAACAACAGCTGGAACATGCCGGCCACAAGCATGATGCCAGCATGGAACAACCCAGCGCGGCGGCGAGTACATCCGCAATCAACAGCGATGCCGAACATGAGCACAAACTGGTAGCGCAATCCGATAGTGGTGGCTCTGGCACCATTAAGTATGTCTGCCCGATGCACCCGCAAATAGTCAGCGATACTCCCGGTACCTGCCCAATCTGTGGTATGAACTTGGAAAAAGTTGAACTCGGCGGCCATCAAGATGAGGTGCAGGTGAATGTTTCAGGTGCGATGCAGCAAGCATTAGCATTGAAAGTCGCCAAAGCCCACCATCAAACCATGTGGCGCTATGTGGATACCGTTGGTGAAATCGATTATGACCAAAGCCAAATTACCCATATTCACTCGCGGGTAAGCGGTTGGGTGGAAAAACTGACGGTGACCTCTGCCGGCGATAAGATCAAACAAGGCCAACTGCTGTATGAGATCTATTCGCCCGAGCTGGTCAACGCACAAGATGACTACTTGCTCGCTGCCGATAGCTTAAAACAGCGCGGTAGTAACAGCCGTAACAGCGAGTTACTGCGTAAAGCACAAACCCGCTTAGAACTGCTCGGCATTAGCCGCGATCAAATCAAGCTGTTGGAGCAAACCGGAAAAACCCGTTACCGCGTGCCGTTTTATGCAGAAACTGATGGCTATGTTACCAGTCTAAATATTCGCGATGGCATGTATCTACAACCGGCCACAGAAGTCTTGTCGATGGTCGATCTAGACAAAGTTTGGGTGATTGCCGATGTGTTTGAGAACGAGCAAAGTTGGCTAGAAGTTGGTCAACCAGCGCAAGTCAGTATTCCAGCCATGGGAATTAAAGATCTCGAAGGCAAGATTGATTACATCTACCCCGAACTCGATCCAGTAACTCGCAGCTTACGGGTACGGGTGGTGTTAGATAACCCAAGCATTAAACTGCGCCCGAACACGCTAGCCAAAGTGTCTATCTTTGGTGGCGCAAATAAAGATGCCTTAGTCGTTCCACAAGAAGCGCTTATCCAGACAGGTAAAGACAACCGCGTTGTGGTGAAAACCAGTGACCAAGGCTTTGTCGCTAAACCTGTCACCACTGGCATGATGAGCCGTGGCCAAGTGGAAATTCTCACTGGGCTTAACGCCGGTGATGAAGTGGTGATCTCCGGCCAGTTCTTGCTCGATTCTGAAGCCAGCCTCAAAGGCAGTTTGATGCGGATGAGCGCGGCACAACCACAGGAGGCCACCGATGCTAAAAACCATCATTGA
- the nfuA gene encoding Fe-S biogenesis protein NfuA — translation MISISEAAQAHFVKLLADQPEGTNIRVFVISPGTPQAECGVSYCPPDAVEADDIEIEFNGFNAMVDEKSAPFLEEASIDLTTDQLGSQLTLKAPNAKMRKVDDDAPLRDRIEYMIQSEINPQLASHGGHIMLVELTDDGVAVLQFGGGCNGCSMVDVTLKDGIEKQMLERFAGELTAVKDATDHQHGEHSFQ, via the coding sequence ATGATCAGTATTTCTGAAGCAGCTCAGGCTCACTTTGTGAAGCTGCTGGCTGACCAGCCAGAAGGCACTAACATCCGCGTATTTGTTATCAGCCCAGGTACTCCACAGGCTGAGTGTGGCGTATCTTACTGCCCACCCGATGCAGTTGAAGCTGACGATATCGAAATTGAATTTAATGGCTTTAATGCCATGGTTGACGAGAAAAGCGCACCATTTTTGGAAGAAGCCAGTATCGATCTGACCACGGATCAACTGGGTTCTCAACTGACGTTGAAAGCACCAAATGCCAAAATGCGTAAAGTGGATGATGATGCGCCGCTGCGTGATCGCATCGAATACATGATCCAATCTGAAATCAACCCGCAGTTGGCCAGCCACGGTGGTCACATCATGTTGGTCGAACTGACTGACGACGGTGTTGCCGTGTTGCAATTCGGCGGTGGCTGTAACGGTTGTTCAATGGTTGATGTGACCCTAAAAGATGGTATTGAAAAGCAGATGCTGGAGCGTTTTGCTGGCGAACTGACTGCAGTGAAAGATGCTACCGACCATCAGCATGGCGAGCACTCGTTCCAATAA
- a CDS encoding Tex family protein, producing MHNIAEIIAQELQVREQQVAATITLLDEGATVPFIARYRKEVTGGLDDTQLRTLYSRLGYLRELNERRQVIITSIEAQGKLTPELQRALNDADTKTRLEDLYLPYKPKRRTKGQIAIEAGIEPLADKLFAAAGDDSVMPELEAEAFLNPEASFADAKVVLDGARYILMERFAEDAELLAKVRRYIADNAVIESKLVSGKEKDGAKFRDYFEHTEPLASVPSHRALAMLRGRNEGVLALNINADPNNDGSGSYCEQIIADHQRLSLSDSAIDSWLRTVVTATWRIKIALQMETEFIGQMREVAESEAIKVFARNLGDLLMAAPAGAKATMGLDPGLRTGVKVALVNDTGKLVAHTTIFPHAPQNQWDKSVRTLANLVKMHSIELIAIGNGTASRETDRLAAEVIAEVKAEVPSLTKVVVSEAGASVYSASELAANEFPDLDVSLRGAVSIARRLQDPLAELVKIEPKSIGVGQYQHDVSQSQLSSSLEAVVEDCVNSVGVDVNMASVPLLSQVAGLNRTLAKNIVDFRDANGRFNSRKELLGVPRLGPKAFEQAAGFLRIRDGQNPLDASAVHPEAYKLVEQIADAKNSPVAELIGNSSVLNAINPSEFTTAEFGLPTISDILKELDKPGRDPRGEFKTATFKEGVEEIKDLRPEMILEGVVTNVTNFGAFVDIGVHQDGLVHISSLTDKFVSDPHSVVKAGDVVKVKVMEVDVERRRIGLTMRLDEQPAEKTAAPARNDKAAKPHKPNQGQAKPQKRPEKPKQVNAAMGNAFAEAFAKLKK from the coding sequence ATGCACAATATTGCTGAAATAATCGCTCAAGAGCTGCAGGTTCGTGAGCAGCAAGTAGCCGCAACTATCACGCTGTTAGATGAAGGCGCAACCGTGCCGTTTATCGCGCGTTACCGTAAAGAAGTCACCGGCGGCTTAGATGATACCCAACTGCGTACTCTTTATAGTCGCTTGGGCTATCTGCGCGAACTTAATGAGCGTCGTCAGGTGATCATCACCTCGATTGAGGCGCAGGGGAAATTGACCCCCGAGTTACAACGCGCATTAAACGATGCCGACACCAAAACTCGCCTCGAAGATCTCTATCTGCCTTATAAACCAAAGCGCCGTACCAAAGGCCAAATCGCCATCGAAGCGGGCATCGAGCCGTTGGCAGACAAATTGTTTGCTGCCGCGGGCGACGACTCGGTGATGCCTGAGCTAGAAGCCGAGGCTTTCTTGAACCCTGAAGCCAGCTTCGCTGATGCCAAAGTCGTATTAGATGGCGCGCGCTATATTCTGATGGAGCGCTTTGCCGAAGATGCCGAGCTACTGGCGAAGGTGCGCCGTTATATTGCCGATAACGCCGTCATTGAAAGCAAGTTGGTCTCAGGTAAAGAGAAGGACGGTGCCAAGTTCCGCGATTATTTTGAACATACAGAACCGCTGGCCAGCGTGCCTTCTCATCGCGCGTTAGCTATGTTGCGTGGTCGCAATGAAGGCGTGTTAGCGCTCAACATCAATGCCGATCCTAACAATGACGGCAGTGGTAGTTATTGCGAACAGATCATCGCGGACCATCAACGTCTGTCGCTGAGTGATAGCGCTATTGATAGCTGGTTGCGCACGGTCGTAACAGCGACTTGGCGAATCAAGATTGCGCTGCAGATGGAAACTGAATTTATCGGCCAGATGCGTGAAGTGGCGGAAAGTGAAGCCATTAAAGTGTTTGCCCGTAATTTGGGCGATTTGCTGATGGCAGCTCCTGCAGGCGCCAAAGCCACCATGGGGCTCGACCCCGGCTTACGCACTGGGGTTAAAGTGGCATTGGTGAACGATACCGGCAAGCTGGTGGCCCACACCACCATTTTCCCGCATGCACCGCAAAATCAGTGGGATAAATCTGTGCGTACTTTGGCTAATCTGGTCAAAATGCACAGCATTGAGCTGATTGCGATTGGTAACGGTACCGCGTCGCGCGAAACGGATCGTTTAGCCGCCGAAGTGATTGCCGAAGTGAAAGCTGAAGTGCCGAGCTTGACCAAAGTAGTGGTGAGCGAAGCGGGGGCATCGGTGTACTCTGCATCTGAATTGGCTGCCAATGAATTTCCAGATCTCGATGTGTCGTTGCGTGGCGCAGTATCTATCGCCCGACGTCTGCAAGATCCGCTGGCCGAGCTGGTAAAAATCGAGCCGAAATCGATTGGGGTGGGGCAATATCAGCATGACGTGAGCCAAAGTCAGCTGTCATCGTCACTCGAAGCCGTGGTGGAAGACTGTGTTAACAGCGTAGGTGTGGATGTCAACATGGCGTCAGTACCCTTGCTTAGTCAAGTGGCTGGGCTAAACCGCACGCTGGCAAAAAACATTGTCGATTTTCGTGATGCAAACGGCCGCTTTAATAGCCGCAAAGAGTTGCTCGGCGTACCGCGCTTAGGGCCAAAAGCCTTTGAGCAAGCTGCTGGCTTTTTGCGTATTCGCGATGGTCAAAACCCGTTAGATGCCTCTGCCGTGCACCCTGAAGCTTATAAGCTGGTGGAGCAGATCGCCGATGCGAAAAATAGCCCAGTGGCCGAGTTGATTGGCAACTCAAGCGTGCTTAATGCGATCAATCCGAGCGAATTTACTACCGCTGAATTTGGCCTGCCCACCATCAGCGATATTTTGAAAGAGTTGGATAAGCCGGGAAGAGATCCGCGCGGTGAATTTAAAACGGCGACCTTTAAAGAAGGCGTTGAAGAGATCAAAGACCTACGCCCAGAGATGATTCTGGAAGGCGTAGTCACCAACGTGACCAACTTTGGTGCCTTTGTAGATATCGGTGTACATCAAGACGGCTTAGTGCATATCTCGTCATTGACCGATAAATTTGTCAGTGACCCGCACTCAGTGGTGAAAGCGGGCGATGTGGTCAAAGTGAAGGTGATGGAAGTTGACGTTGAGCGCCGCCGTATCGGTTTGACGATGCGCTTGGATGAACAGCCTGCTGAAAAAACAGCCGCGCCAGCACGGAATGATAAAGCCGCGAAACCGCATAAACCAAATCAAGGCCAAGCGAAACCGCAAAAGCGCCCGGAAAAGCCGAAACAGGTCAATGCGGCAATGGGAAATGCATTTGCTGAGGCGTTTGCCAAACTGAAGAAATAA